The Pseudofrankia inefficax genome window below encodes:
- a CDS encoding ferritin-like fold-containing protein, which produces MKHVTDSTVLPGAQVAGGGPDPAAQVADVDATQRQAGLEGADQAVVDLLGLIAYGELTAFERLATDARMAPTLTDKIALAAMAAAEFAHFEAISRALAGRGIDPEAAMAPFIGPLTAFHGGTAPADWLESLVKAYVGDSIAADFYRAIAHRLDDDARALVLDVLADTGHAAFVVDRVRAAIVANPVVAGRLALWARRLVGEALNQAKQVAVERDALTGLLVGVGDLEAVAAIFDSIMKAHTDRMAALGLSA; this is translated from the coding sequence ATGAAACACGTGACGGACAGCACAGTGCTTCCGGGGGCCCAGGTCGCTGGTGGTGGCCCTGACCCGGCGGCGCAGGTCGCTGACGTCGATGCCACGCAGCGGCAGGCGGGTCTCGAGGGTGCCGACCAGGCCGTCGTCGACCTGCTGGGGCTCATCGCCTACGGCGAGCTGACCGCGTTCGAGCGGCTGGCGACCGACGCCCGGATGGCGCCGACCCTGACGGACAAGATCGCGCTGGCCGCGATGGCGGCCGCGGAGTTCGCGCACTTCGAGGCGATCAGCCGGGCGCTGGCCGGCCGGGGCATCGACCCGGAGGCCGCGATGGCGCCGTTCATCGGCCCGCTGACCGCCTTCCACGGGGGCACCGCGCCGGCGGACTGGCTGGAGAGCCTGGTCAAGGCCTATGTCGGCGACAGCATCGCCGCCGACTTCTACCGCGCGATCGCCCATCGGCTCGACGATGACGCCCGTGCGCTCGTCCTCGACGTGCTCGCGGACACCGGGCACGCGGCGTTCGTCGTCGACCGGGTGCGCGCGGCGATCGTGGCGAATCCTGTGGTGGCCGGGCGCCTCGCGCTGTGGGCGCGCCGGCTCGTGGGGGAGGCGCTCAACCAGGCGAAGCAGGTCGCGGTCGAGCGGGACGCGCTCACCGGCCTGCTCGTCGGCGTCGGCGACCTGGAGGCCGTCGCCGCTATCTTCGACAGCATCATGAAGGCCCACACCGACCGCATGGCCGCCCTGGGCCTGTCTGCCTGA
- a CDS encoding DUF3107 domain-containing protein, with protein sequence MEVKIGVQNVGRELVLESAQTPDQVAEAVAAALAADNGLLSLLDEKGRRVVVPVAKLAYVEIAEAESRRVGFGAS encoded by the coding sequence GTGGAGGTCAAGATCGGCGTGCAGAACGTCGGCCGAGAGCTGGTGCTCGAAAGCGCTCAGACGCCGGACCAGGTCGCCGAGGCGGTCGCCGCCGCCCTCGCCGCGGACAACGGGCTGCTCTCGCTGCTCGACGAGAAGGGCCGCCGCGTGGTCGTACCGGTCGCGAAGCTGGCCTACGTCGAGATCGCGGAAGCGGAGTCCCGCCGCGTCGGCTTCGGCGCGTCCTAA
- a CDS encoding TetR/AcrR family transcriptional regulator yields MTADPAAPRPGRTPRLPRTARRFQLLGAAREVFVAQGYHAAAMDEIAERAGVSKPVLYQHFPGKLELYLALVDEHAAKLVTSVREALDSTADNHLRVERSIRAYFDFVNDPSGAHQLVLESDLRSEPAVRKRIEDAFAQCVRAIAATIASDTGLTQDEADLLAVGLVGLAETCSRWWLVRGGTVSSERAIETMSELAWHGIGGYPRA; encoded by the coding sequence GTGACCGCCGATCCGGCCGCGCCACGCCCAGGCAGAACGCCCAGGCTCCCCCGCACGGCCCGGCGCTTCCAGCTGCTCGGAGCCGCCCGCGAGGTATTCGTGGCGCAGGGTTACCACGCCGCCGCGATGGACGAGATCGCGGAACGGGCCGGCGTCAGCAAACCGGTGCTGTACCAGCACTTTCCCGGAAAGCTCGAGCTCTACCTGGCGTTGGTCGACGAGCACGCGGCGAAGCTGGTCACCAGCGTCCGCGAGGCGCTCGACTCGACCGCGGACAACCACCTGCGGGTCGAGCGGTCGATCCGCGCGTACTTCGACTTCGTGAACGACCCCAGCGGCGCCCACCAGCTGGTGCTGGAGAGCGACCTGCGCAGCGAGCCGGCCGTCCGGAAGCGGATCGAGGACGCGTTCGCCCAGTGCGTCCGGGCGATCGCCGCGACCATCGCCTCGGACACCGGTCTCACCCAGGACGAGGCCGACCTGCTGGCCGTCGGCCTGGTCGGGCTCGCCGAGACCTGCTCGCGGTGGTGGCTGGTCCGGGGCGGGACCGTCTCCTCCGAACGAGCGATCGAGACGATGAGCGAGCTGGCCTGGCACGGCATCGGCGGCTACCCCCGGGCCTGA
- the ligD gene encoding non-homologous end-joining DNA ligase — MGEASRASGPGPSDKSARGTKDESASDPKGAGGTATAGGGAATAGGGAAKKSAAGAVEVDGRRLKVTNLDKVLYPEAGTTKAEVIHYYTEIASVLLPHLTDRPLTVVRFPEGVGAAGFFSKNAPSHRPEWVRTATLPSPGSSKNRGTIDYLVAEERPTLVWLANLAAIEMHTPMWRVSTRLPDLVVADLDPGPGTTVLDCARVALLLRDVLPEPLCVKTSGSKGLQVYGRVDDGRESMKVRDEMHVVAEKLARDHPDLVVSNMRKDLRPGRVLLDWSQNNPAKTTVSVYSLRARAAPTVSTPVTWDEVAAAREPADLVFTATQVLDRVAAHGDLFTPLLGPLSAAP, encoded by the coding sequence ATGGGCGAGGCAAGCCGCGCGAGCGGACCGGGACCAAGCGACAAGTCCGCACGCGGGACCAAGGACGAGTCCGCGAGCGACCCCAAGGGAGCCGGCGGCACCGCGACGGCCGGCGGGGGCGCGGCGACTGCCGGCGGGGGTGCGGCTAAGAAGTCCGCGGCGGGAGCCGTCGAGGTGGACGGGCGCCGGCTCAAGGTCACCAACCTCGACAAGGTGCTCTACCCGGAGGCCGGCACCACCAAGGCCGAGGTGATCCACTACTACACCGAGATCGCCTCGGTCCTGCTGCCGCACCTGACCGACCGTCCCCTGACCGTCGTCCGCTTCCCCGAGGGAGTCGGCGCCGCGGGCTTCTTCAGCAAGAACGCCCCGTCACACCGTCCGGAGTGGGTGCGCACCGCGACGCTGCCGTCCCCCGGCTCCAGCAAGAACCGGGGAACGATCGACTACCTGGTCGCCGAGGAACGCCCGACGCTGGTCTGGCTGGCGAATCTGGCCGCGATCGAGATGCACACCCCGATGTGGCGGGTCTCCACCCGGCTACCGGACCTCGTGGTCGCCGACCTCGACCCCGGCCCGGGGACGACCGTGCTGGACTGCGCCCGGGTCGCGCTGCTGCTGCGCGACGTCCTGCCCGAGCCGCTGTGCGTCAAGACCAGCGGCTCGAAGGGGCTCCAGGTCTACGGCAGGGTCGACGACGGGCGCGAGAGCATGAAGGTGCGCGACGAGATGCACGTCGTCGCCGAGAAGCTGGCCCGGGACCACCCGGACCTCGTCGTGTCCAACATGCGCAAGGACCTGCGCCCAGGGCGGGTGCTGCTGGACTGGTCGCAGAACAACCCGGCGAAGACGACGGTCTCCGTGTACTCGCTGCGGGCCCGGGCGGCGCCGACCGTCTCGACGCCGGTCACCTGGGACGAGGTCGCCGCGGCGCGCGAGCCCGCGGACCTCGTCTTCACCGCGACCCAGGTGCTCGACCGGGTCGCCGCCCACGGCGACCTTTTCACCCCGCTGCTCGGGCCGCTGTCGGCGGCGCCCTGA
- a CDS encoding Ku protein, which translates to MRSIWKGVISFGLVSIPVKLYSATEERDVAFHQVRRSDGSRIRYKRVAAADGDEVPYSEIAKGYELPDGETVVLTDEDFANLPLSTSRAIDVLEFVPLDQVDPIYFAKSYYLEPDKTGAKPYVLLRDALESSGRVALVKIALRQREQLATLRVRDGVFVLETMLWPDEVRAPDFGFLDEEIKVRPQELAMASSLIETLAGDFDPTRFTDEYRAALTEMIDAKIAGREIVTAPAAEAAEPAGDLMAALRASIEAARAGRPGGAAADEAEPTEPAQAKKRASRARADQPDDEGPAEDAETDAETTSAAGKAKPGGRKSPPKSAPAKIAPKTAANGAKAPASAKTAAKTPTRRSA; encoded by the coding sequence ATGCGTTCGATCTGGAAGGGTGTGATCAGCTTCGGGCTCGTCTCGATCCCCGTGAAGCTGTACTCGGCCACGGAGGAGCGGGATGTCGCCTTTCACCAGGTCAGACGTTCCGACGGGTCCCGGATTCGCTACAAGCGGGTCGCGGCGGCCGACGGCGATGAGGTGCCGTACTCCGAGATCGCCAAGGGCTACGAGCTGCCGGACGGCGAGACGGTGGTGCTCACCGACGAGGACTTCGCGAACCTCCCGCTGTCGACGTCGCGGGCGATCGACGTGCTGGAGTTCGTGCCCCTGGACCAGGTCGACCCGATCTACTTCGCGAAGAGCTACTACCTGGAGCCGGACAAGACCGGCGCCAAGCCGTATGTCCTGCTGCGGGACGCGCTGGAGTCCTCCGGCCGGGTCGCGCTCGTGAAGATCGCGCTGCGCCAGCGCGAGCAGCTCGCGACGTTGCGGGTGCGTGACGGCGTCTTCGTGCTGGAGACCATGCTGTGGCCGGACGAGGTCCGCGCTCCCGACTTCGGGTTCCTCGACGAGGAGATCAAGGTCCGGCCGCAGGAGCTGGCGATGGCCAGCTCGCTGATCGAGACGCTGGCCGGCGACTTCGACCCGACGCGGTTCACCGACGAGTACCGCGCCGCGCTCACCGAGATGATCGACGCCAAGATCGCCGGCCGGGAGATCGTGACGGCCCCGGCGGCGGAGGCGGCCGAGCCCGCCGGTGACCTGATGGCCGCGCTGCGCGCCAGCATCGAGGCGGCCAGGGCCGGGCGCCCAGGCGGCGCCGCCGCGGACGAGGCGGAGCCGACCGAGCCCGCGCAGGCGAAGAAGCGAGCGTCGCGGGCCCGGGCCGACCAGCCTGACGACGAGGGCCCGGCCGAGGACGCAGAGACGGACGCCGAGACCACGTCGGCGGCGGGGAAGGCGAAGCCCGGCGGCAGGAAGTCCCCACCGAAGAGCGCGCCCGCCAAGATCGCGCCGAAGACGGCCGCGAACGGCGCCAAGGCCCCCGCCTCGGCCAAGACGGCCGCCAAGACCCCGACCCGTCGCTCCGCCTGA
- the moeZ gene encoding adenylyltransferase/sulfurtransferase MoeZ, protein MSLPPLVAPADGLSVDEVRRYSRHLIIPDVAMDGQKRLKNAKVLAVGAGGLGSPTLMYLAAAGVGTLGIVEFDTVDESNLQRQIIHGQSDVGRSKAESARDSVLEINPYVNVVLHETRLDVDNVMEIFSQYDLIVDGTDNFATRYLVNDAAVLLGKPYVWGSIYRFDGQASVFWADHGPCYRCLYPEPPPPGMVPSCAEGGVLGVLCASIGSIQVTEAIKLLTGIGDPLVGRLMVYDALEMSYRTIKVRKDPECPLCGKNPSITSLLEDYEAFCGVVSEEAQLAAAGSTITAGELKDWIDEGTAIELIDVREPAEWEIVRIPGARLIPKGDLPAHLSELPQDKRVVVYCKSGVRSADALATLKNAGFSSAVHVQGGVTAWATQVDKSLPVY, encoded by the coding sequence GTGTCCCTTCCGCCTCTGGTGGCACCCGCCGACGGGCTATCCGTCGACGAGGTCCGCCGTTACTCCCGGCACCTCATCATTCCGGATGTCGCGATGGACGGGCAGAAGCGCCTGAAGAACGCCAAGGTGCTGGCGGTCGGCGCGGGCGGCCTGGGATCTCCGACGCTCATGTACCTGGCCGCCGCCGGCGTCGGCACGCTCGGCATCGTCGAGTTCGACACGGTCGACGAGTCCAACCTCCAGCGCCAGATCATCCACGGCCAGTCCGACGTCGGCCGGTCCAAGGCCGAGTCCGCGCGGGACTCCGTCCTGGAGATCAACCCGTACGTCAACGTCGTGCTGCACGAGACCCGCCTCGACGTCGACAACGTCATGGAGATCTTCAGCCAGTACGACCTGATCGTCGACGGCACCGACAACTTCGCGACGCGTTACCTGGTCAATGACGCGGCGGTGCTGCTTGGCAAGCCCTACGTCTGGGGCTCGATCTACCGCTTCGACGGCCAGGCCAGCGTCTTCTGGGCGGATCACGGGCCGTGCTACCGCTGCCTGTACCCGGAGCCGCCCCCGCCGGGCATGGTGCCGTCCTGCGCCGAGGGCGGCGTGCTCGGCGTGCTGTGCGCGTCGATCGGCTCGATCCAGGTTACGGAGGCCATCAAGCTGCTGACGGGCATCGGCGACCCGCTGGTCGGGCGGCTCATGGTCTACGACGCCCTGGAGATGAGCTACCGCACGATCAAGGTCCGCAAGGACCCTGAGTGCCCGCTCTGCGGCAAGAACCCGTCGATCACCTCACTGCTCGAGGACTACGAGGCGTTCTGCGGCGTCGTCTCCGAGGAGGCGCAGCTGGCCGCGGCGGGCTCGACCATCACGGCCGGTGAGCTCAAGGACTGGATCGACGAGGGCACCGCGATCGAGCTGATCGACGTGCGTGAGCCCGCGGAGTGGGAGATCGTCCGGATTCCGGGCGCCAGGCTGATCCCGAAGGGGGATCTGCCGGCCCATCTCTCCGAGCTGCCGCAGGACAAGCGGGTCGTCGTCTACTGCAAGTCGGGCGTCCGGTCGGCGGATGCGCTGGCCACCCTGAAGAACGCCGGCTTCTCGTCGGCCGTGCACGTTCAGGGCGGCGTCACCGCGTGGGCGACCCAGGTCGACAAGTCCCTCCCCGTCTACTGA
- a CDS encoding MGMT family protein, with translation MRAPASVSAGLGTRVRVHEGGRPGEYAVAVLDTVARIPPGKVMTYGDVAEYVGGGTGRHVGAVLARFGYQEDVPWHRVIRSTGEPNPTSPTEALALLTADGTPLRPNGERVDLQAARWDGMSTSE, from the coding sequence GTGAGAGCGCCTGCGAGCGTGTCGGCCGGGCTGGGCACCCGGGTGCGGGTGCACGAGGGCGGCCGGCCGGGGGAGTACGCGGTGGCGGTGCTCGACACGGTCGCGCGGATCCCGCCCGGCAAGGTGATGACCTACGGCGATGTGGCCGAGTACGTCGGCGGCGGTACCGGCCGCCACGTCGGCGCGGTGCTCGCCAGGTTCGGCTACCAGGAGGACGTTCCCTGGCACCGCGTCATCCGGTCCACGGGCGAGCCGAATCCCACCTCTCCCACCGAAGCGCTCGCACTGCTGACCGCGGACGGCACCCCGCTGCGCCCCAACGGCGAACGCGTCGACCTCCAGGCGGCCCGTTGGGACGGCATGTCCACCAGCGAATGA
- a CDS encoding SDR family NAD(P)-dependent oxidoreductase, which produces MEECADKVVLVTGAGGGIGAACARKLAAAGARVVVTDVDEAAAKAVADELASSGTPVLALGLDVTDPDAATDVVAAAVRTFGKLDLAVNNAGISLPRHPIEKIPVDDWRRVVETNLNGVFYCMRAELPAMLAAGGGSIVNMASVLGLVGFADTAAYVAAKHGVIGLTKTAALEYATRNVRINAVAPSFVDTAMLSQGEGRKMRGAALLAPMARFATVDEVAEVVLFLLSDRSSVVTGSVYLADGGYTAR; this is translated from the coding sequence ATGGAAGAGTGCGCGGACAAGGTCGTACTGGTGACCGGAGCGGGCGGCGGCATCGGCGCTGCGTGCGCCCGCAAGCTGGCCGCGGCCGGCGCACGCGTGGTCGTCACCGATGTCGACGAGGCCGCCGCCAAGGCCGTGGCCGACGAGCTCGCGAGCTCGGGCACGCCGGTGCTGGCGCTCGGGCTGGACGTGACCGACCCGGACGCCGCCACGGACGTCGTCGCGGCGGCCGTCCGGACGTTCGGGAAGCTGGACCTGGCCGTGAACAACGCCGGGATCTCGCTGCCCCGCCACCCGATCGAGAAGATTCCCGTCGACGACTGGCGCCGCGTCGTCGAGACCAACCTCAACGGCGTCTTCTACTGCATGCGGGCCGAGCTCCCGGCGATGCTCGCGGCCGGTGGCGGCTCGATCGTGAACATGGCCTCCGTGCTCGGTCTGGTCGGTTTCGCCGACACCGCGGCCTACGTCGCGGCCAAGCACGGCGTCATCGGGCTGACCAAGACCGCCGCCCTGGAGTACGCGACCCGCAATGTCCGGATCAACGCTGTGGCGCCCAGCTTCGTCGACACGGCCATGCTCAGCCAGGGCGAAGGCCGCAAGATGCGCGGCGCGGCCCTGCTCGCCCCGATGGCGCGGTTCGCCACGGTGGACGAGGTCGCCGAGGTCGTCCTGTTCCTGCTCTCCGACCGTTCCTCGGTCGTGACCGGCAGCGTCTACCTCGCCGACGGCGGCTACACCGCCCGCTGA
- a CDS encoding ATP-dependent helicase gives MTSSPSAVQPARPVVLTRPVAGARAPRYRLDRSAPARWPGRPAALDDAQRAVVEHRGGPLLVLAGPGTGKTTTLVEAVARRVEAGQELGSILVLTFSRRAARELSERITARVGAAFGGPVAWTFHSWCYAQLRAYPMAGDPAPRLLTGPERFTRLRELIDGSRELGRPGWPAPLEVCLRTRGFAEEVEALLARVREVGLDPASLEELAARARRPDWAALARFYTDYLDNLGYDGALDYPELGHRAARLVEDPERGQPIRDRYRAVFVDEYQDTDPAQERLLAALTAGGGDLVAFGDPDQSIYAFRGARVRGLLDFPARFRRADRSPADVLALGVSRRMSPPVLAASREVASRLPVSGLPVWALRAHRRLAPAEPDHAGEVEALSFPSEGAETEAIADLLRREHLTRAVPWHEMAVLTRSAEALPAVARALTAAGVPVDLAGDEPPLAERPAAALLLTALRCADDPGSLTTADARSLLLSPLGGADPAGLRALGRALRDHARSAPGEAVAAADGADSDQAPGSSVGWPAGLVSSAELIRDLVADPGSLPGPVPAELARPAVQVGSLLALVGRRLRAGVTPQDALWALWEGTAWPARLRRVSASGYGAARRAAEADLDAVVALFDAAGRLGERRGPGGGAQGLIADLTSQDFAADDRAGAEVRPDAVRLLTAHRAKGLEWDVVVIRGVQDGAWPDLRAQHSLLGTEQLDAPQRGGLRPPETPRDRWAEERRLFYVAVTRARHRLVVTAVDAVGADGARRSELLAELGVRITSGASWTPRPLTLPSLVATLRRLAADPGATPALRQAARRRLATLAAVTDHADRPLVLSAHPDRWWGARDETASDVPVAAPTAPIPLSGSSLSSLRDCSLRWFLEHEAHAGQPATTAQSFGRVVHALADEVTAGRTPADLAALDARLDLVWRQLAFEAQWRSDQERTAARQALARFLDWHAAERGRAVLGSEARFGIDLTVDGRPVRLRGSMDRIELDDGGQVHVVDFKTGRSAVSPREIAEHVQLGTYQLAVREGAVDDRVTTRDAPSPETTPQPEEAGESAVPGGAELVYLRREANEDRAGPGAPGGPTGLPQVQRQDALPPGRSWIDELVGDAVRTITTEAFVPTPGPGCDYCSFRRACPAFVEGRQVVT, from the coding sequence GTGACCAGCTCGCCCAGCGCCGTCCAGCCGGCCCGGCCCGTCGTCCTGACGCGGCCGGTCGCCGGCGCGCGGGCGCCGCGCTACCGGCTCGACCGGTCCGCGCCGGCCCGCTGGCCAGGGCGTCCGGCGGCCCTGGACGACGCGCAGCGAGCGGTCGTGGAGCACCGGGGCGGGCCGCTGCTGGTGCTCGCCGGACCGGGCACGGGCAAGACCACGACGCTGGTGGAGGCGGTCGCCCGCCGCGTCGAGGCCGGGCAGGAGCTCGGGTCGATCCTCGTGCTCACGTTCAGCAGGCGGGCGGCGCGGGAGCTGTCCGAGCGGATCACGGCCCGGGTCGGTGCCGCGTTCGGTGGCCCGGTGGCTTGGACGTTCCACTCCTGGTGTTACGCCCAGCTTCGGGCCTATCCGATGGCGGGCGACCCGGCGCCCCGGCTGCTGACCGGGCCGGAGCGGTTCACCCGGCTGCGCGAGCTGATCGACGGCTCCCGCGAGCTCGGGCGGCCGGGCTGGCCCGCGCCGCTGGAGGTCTGCCTGCGGACCCGGGGGTTCGCCGAGGAGGTGGAGGCGCTGCTGGCCCGGGTCCGCGAGGTCGGGCTCGACCCGGCGAGCCTCGAGGAGCTGGCCGCCCGCGCGCGCCGGCCTGACTGGGCCGCGCTCGCGCGGTTCTACACGGACTACCTGGACAACCTCGGCTACGACGGCGCGCTGGACTACCCGGAGCTGGGCCACCGGGCGGCGCGCCTGGTCGAGGACCCGGAACGCGGTCAGCCGATTCGGGACCGGTACCGGGCGGTCTTCGTCGACGAGTACCAGGACACCGACCCGGCGCAGGAGCGGCTGCTCGCGGCGCTGACTGCCGGCGGCGGCGACCTGGTCGCCTTCGGTGACCCGGATCAGTCGATCTACGCGTTCCGCGGTGCGCGAGTGCGCGGCCTGCTCGACTTCCCCGCCAGGTTCCGCCGGGCCGACCGGTCACCCGCCGACGTGCTGGCGCTGGGGGTGTCGAGGCGGATGTCCCCGCCGGTGCTGGCCGCGAGCCGGGAGGTCGCCAGCCGGCTGCCGGTCTCCGGGCTGCCCGTGTGGGCTCTGCGGGCGCATCGTCGGCTCGCTCCGGCGGAACCCGACCACGCCGGCGAGGTCGAGGCGCTGTCGTTCCCGTCGGAGGGCGCCGAGACGGAGGCGATCGCCGACCTGCTGCGCCGCGAGCACCTCACCCGGGCGGTGCCCTGGCACGAGATGGCAGTGCTGACCCGCTCGGCCGAGGCACTGCCCGCGGTCGCGCGGGCCCTCACCGCGGCCGGCGTGCCGGTCGACCTCGCCGGCGACGAGCCTCCGCTGGCCGAGCGGCCGGCCGCCGCGTTGCTGCTCACCGCGCTGCGCTGCGCCGACGACCCGGGTTCGCTGACCACGGCGGACGCCCGCTCGCTGCTGCTCTCCCCGCTCGGCGGCGCGGATCCGGCCGGCCTGCGTGCCCTCGGCCGCGCGCTGCGCGACCATGCCCGTTCCGCGCCCGGCGAAGCGGTCGCCGCCGCGGACGGCGCCGACTCCGACCAGGCTCCCGGTTCGTCGGTGGGCTGGCCGGCGGGGCTGGTGTCGTCGGCTGAGCTGATCCGGGACCTGGTCGCCGATCCGGGGTCGCTGCCAGGCCCGGTGCCCGCCGAGCTGGCCCGGCCGGCCGTCCAGGTGGGGAGCCTGCTGGCCCTGGTCGGGCGGCGGCTGCGGGCCGGCGTGACCCCGCAGGACGCGCTCTGGGCGCTGTGGGAGGGCACCGCCTGGCCGGCGCGGCTTCGCCGGGTGTCGGCGAGTGGCTACGGGGCCGCCCGGCGCGCCGCCGAGGCCGACCTGGACGCCGTCGTCGCCCTGTTCGACGCCGCCGGCCGGCTCGGCGAGCGGCGCGGGCCCGGCGGCGGCGCCCAAGGGCTGATCGCGGACCTGACCAGCCAGGACTTCGCCGCCGACGACCGGGCCGGCGCCGAGGTCCGCCCGGACGCGGTGCGGCTGCTCACCGCGCACCGCGCCAAGGGCCTCGAATGGGACGTCGTGGTGATCCGCGGCGTCCAGGACGGCGCCTGGCCGGACCTGCGCGCGCAGCATTCCCTGCTGGGCACCGAGCAGCTCGACGCACCCCAGCGCGGGGGTCTGCGCCCACCGGAGACCCCACGCGACCGTTGGGCCGAGGAACGCCGGCTGTTCTACGTCGCGGTGACGCGGGCTCGCCACCGGCTGGTCGTCACCGCCGTCGACGCGGTCGGCGCGGACGGCGCGCGGCGCAGCGAGCTCCTCGCCGAGCTTGGTGTCCGGATCACGTCCGGCGCGTCCTGGACGCCACGGCCGTTGACCCTGCCCAGCCTGGTCGCCACGCTGCGCCGGCTCGCCGCCGACCCCGGGGCGACCCCCGCGCTGCGCCAGGCCGCCCGCCGCCGGCTGGCGACGCTCGCGGCCGTCACCGACCATGCGGATCGGCCACTCGTCCTCTCGGCGCATCCCGACCGGTGGTGGGGTGCCCGCGACGAGACCGCCTCCGACGTGCCGGTGGCCGCGCCGACCGCGCCGATCCCGCTGTCCGGGTCGTCGCTGTCGAGCCTGCGGGACTGCTCGCTGCGCTGGTTCCTGGAGCACGAGGCGCACGCCGGCCAGCCGGCCACGACCGCGCAGAGCTTCGGCCGGGTCGTCCACGCGCTCGCCGACGAGGTCACCGCGGGGCGCACTCCCGCCGACCTCGCGGCCCTGGACGCCCGGCTGGACCTGGTCTGGCGGCAGCTCGCCTTCGAGGCGCAGTGGCGTTCGGACCAGGAGCGGACCGCCGCCCGCCAGGCGCTCGCCCGGTTCCTCGACTGGCACGCTGCCGAGCGTGGCCGGGCCGTATTGGGCTCCGAGGCGCGGTTCGGCATCGATCTGACCGTCGACGGCCGTCCGGTCCGGCTGCGTGGCTCGATGGACCGGATCGAGCTTGACGACGGCGGCCAGGTGCACGTGGTCGACTTCAAGACGGGCCGGTCCGCCGTCAGCCCCCGGGAGATCGCCGAGCACGTCCAGCTCGGCACCTATCAGCTCGCGGTGCGAGAAGGCGCCGTCGACGACCGGGTCACCACGCGGGACGCTCCCAGTCCCGAGACGACGCCTCAGCCTGAGGAGGCCGGCGAGTCCGCTGTTCCCGGCGGGGCCGAACTGGTCTACCTGCGCCGGGAGGCCAACGAGGACAGAGCCGGCCCCGGCGCGCCGGGCGGCCCGACCGGTCTGCCCCAGGTCCAGCGCCAGGACGCGTTGCCACCCGGCCGGTCCTGGATCGACGAGCTGGTCGGCGACGCGGTGCGCACGATCACCACCGAGGCGTTCGTCCCGACACCCGGACCGGGCTGCGACTACTGCTCCTTCCGGCGCGCCTGCCCGGCGTTCGTCGAGGGCCGGCAGGTGGTCACATGA